A genomic window from Acidobacteriota bacterium includes:
- a CDS encoding glycosyltransferase family 2 protein has product MSDHSLSDNNALPFVSVVMPVRNEAGFIARSLGCVLAQDYPRECLEIIVADGRSTDATRELIQQWQAEHSNLHLVDNPGQIAPTGLNAAIAHARGEIIVRVDGHCEIAPDYVRNCVRHLREENVEGVGGPLETIGTTLMAAAIAAAMSSPFGVGGSAFRTIKDRTLLTDTVAFPAYTRAALQRAGRFDEEMVRNQDDEYNYRLRKLGGRILLAADVRARYYSRSSLQSLFKQYFQYGYWKVRVLQKHPRQMSARQFIPPLFVASLVVALLLAALTSWGWLLAAALVGSYALANLAAAVLTAAQSGWRHLFLLPPVFLALHLSYGAGFLTGLIKFARYWRASS; this is encoded by the coding sequence TTGAGCGACCACAGTCTTTCGGATAACAACGCCCTGCCCTTTGTTTCGGTGGTGATGCCCGTGCGCAACGAAGCCGGCTTCATCGCGCGCAGCCTGGGCTGTGTGCTGGCGCAGGATTACCCGCGCGAGTGTCTGGAGATCATCGTGGCCGATGGGCGCTCAACCGATGCAACGAGAGAGTTGATACAGCAGTGGCAAGCAGAGCATTCAAATTTGCACTTGGTAGATAACCCGGGACAGATCGCGCCCACCGGGTTGAATGCCGCAATTGCCCACGCGCGCGGCGAGATCATCGTGCGCGTGGATGGCCATTGCGAGATCGCGCCGGATTACGTGCGCAACTGCGTCAGGCACCTGCGCGAAGAGAATGTCGAAGGTGTCGGCGGCCCGCTCGAAACCATCGGCACGACCCTGATGGCCGCCGCCATCGCCGCCGCGATGAGTTCGCCGTTTGGTGTCGGCGGTTCAGCCTTTCGCACGATCAAAGACCGCACGCTGCTGACGGACACGGTTGCCTTCCCGGCCTACACGCGCGCCGCGCTCCAACGCGCCGGGCGCTTTGATGAAGAGATGGTGCGCAACCAGGATGACGAATATAACTACCGGCTGCGCAAACTGGGCGGGCGGATTCTGCTGGCGGCGGATGTGCGCGCGCGCTATTACAGCCGCAGCTCGCTGCAATCGCTCTTCAAACAGTATTTTCAGTACGGCTATTGGAAGGTGCGCGTGTTGCAAAAACATCCGCGCCAAATGAGCGCGCGGCAGTTCATCCCGCCGCTGTTCGTCGCGTCGCTGGTTGTCGCGTTGCTGCTGGCGGCCCTCACGTCATGGGGCTGGTTGTTGGCAGCGGCGCTGGTGGGAAGTTACGCGCTCGCCAATCTAGCCGCGGCGGTTTTGACGGCGGCGCAATCCGGCTGGCGGCATCTGTTCTTATTGCCGCCGGT